The following proteins come from a genomic window of Lolium rigidum isolate FL_2022 chromosome 5, APGP_CSIRO_Lrig_0.1, whole genome shotgun sequence:
- the LOC124654336 gene encoding cyanidin 3-O-rutinoside 5-O-glucosyltransferase-like — translation MAEPERLPNGHGDGVRRHFLIVTYGIQSHINPCRVLARRLAQLQDEDGSGPVLATLSVPLFTHRRMFPSSGDGVKSEEEAADGTVSYAPYSDGVDDGTRATDPDERARRRRASSESLAAVVARLAARGRPVTCVVCSLILPCALDVAREHAIPMAVFWIQPATVLAAYYHYFHGYGELIASHAADPAFEVTLPGLRRPLRIRDFPSFLVDTTGAEMGKIVNDAVRELFQFMDQQGPSTQVLVNTFEGLEPAALAAMRQHLDVLAVGPVLDSSSEARIHLFDHAGAAEYMQWLGAQPETSVVYISFGSVWTYSKRQMEEIAHGLRQCGRPYLLVVRKDGRQEDVSRCLDGVVREGQGLVVEWCDQPAVLSHPSVGCFVTHCGWNSTLEAVALGVPVVAVPSMFDQPTNAFLIEEEWAGGVRGERNGEGVFSGAELARCVETVMDGGARAVEIRERVEALKGTAREAMASGGPAERSLRSFVMATKVTDKSCTNDTTIPPTMLESI, via the coding sequence ATGGCCGAACCGGAACGCCTGCCGAACGGCCATGGCGACGGCGTGCGCCGCCACTTCCTCATCGTGACCTACGGCATCCAGAGCCACATCAACCCGTGCCGCGTCCTCGCGCGCAGACTCGCGCAGCTCCAGGATGAAGACGGCTCTGGCCCCGTCCTCGCCACGCTCTCGGTCCCGTTGTTCACCCACCGCCGCATGTTCCCTTCGTCCGGCGACGGTGTGAaatcggaggaggaggccgcagACGGTACCGTCTCCTACGCCCCCTACTCCGACGGCGTCGACGACGGCACCCGCGCCACGGACCCCGATGAaagggcgcgccgccgccgcgcgagctccgagagcctcgccgccgtcgtcgcgcgCCTCGCAGCACGCGGCCGGCCCGTGACGTGCGTCGTGTGCAGCCTCATCCTCCCCTGCGCGCTGGACGTCGCGCGGGAGCACGCCATCCCCATGGCCGTGTTCTGGATCCAGCCGGCCACCGTCCTCGCCGCCTACTACCACTACTTCCACGGCTACGGCGAGCTCATCGCGTCCCACGCCGCCGACCCCGCGTTCGAGGTGACCCTGCCAGGGCTGCGCCGGCCTCTCCGGATCCGCGACTTCCCGTCGTTCCTCGTCGACACCACCGGCGCCGAGATGGGCAAGATCGTCAACGACGCGGTCCGTGAACTGTTCCAGTTCATGGACCAACAGGGACCCAGCACCCAGGTCCTCGTCAACACATTCGAGGGGCTGGAACCGGCGGCGCTCGCGGCAATGAGGCAGCACCTGGACGTGCTCGCCGTTGGACCCGTGTTGGATTCCTCGTCCGAGGCGCGGATCCACCTGTTCGACCACGCCGGCGCCGCCGAGTACATGCAGTGGCTCGGGGCGCAGCCGGAGACGTCGGTGGTGTACATCTCGTTCGGCAGCGTATGGACGTACAGCAAGCGGCAGATGGAGGAGATCGCGCACGGGCTGCGGCAGTGCGGGCGGCCGTACCTGCTCGTCGTGCGCAAGGACGGGCGGCAGGAGGACGTGAGCCGCTGCCTCGACGGCGTCGTTCGGGaggggcaggggctggtggtggagtGGTGCGACCAGCCGGCGGTCCTGTCGCACCCGTCCGTGGGATGCTTCGTCACGCACTGCGGCTGGAACTCGACGCTGGAGGCCGTGGCCCTGGGCGTGCCGGTCGTCGCCGTGCCGAGCATGTTTGATCAGCCGACGAACGCGTTCTTGATAGAGGAAGAGTGGGCTGGCGGCGTCAGAGGAGAGCGCAACGGCGAGGGCGTCTTCTCCGGGGCGGAGCTCGCAAGGTGCGTCGAGACGGTCATGGATGGTGGCGCGAGGGCCGTGGAGATCAGGGAAAGAGTGGAGGCTCTGAAAGGGACGGCGCGAGAGGCAATGGCTTCTGGCGGGCCCGCGGAGAGGAGCCTTCGAAGCTTCGTCATGGCGACCAAAGTCACGGATAAATCTTGCACAAACGATACCACTATCCCACCAACCATGTTGGAATCTATCTAG